A single genomic interval of Ghiorsea bivora harbors:
- a CDS encoding P-II family nitrogen regulator has product MRKLITCIASEDKAKEAIEGVAKTFGIQAMVNHFARGFGRSSPLGTQKLGQQTEKVIISVIVDKKQVDEIFAYIFHAAGLDQPHGGIIYVTAVQQAVISPLAEIQEDHANA; this is encoded by the coding sequence ATGCGTAAACTCATTACCTGTATTGCCTCCGAAGACAAAGCCAAAGAGGCCATTGAAGGCGTGGCTAAAACCTTTGGCATACAAGCCATGGTAAACCACTTTGCCCGTGGTTTTGGACGAAGCTCCCCCTTAGGCACACAAAAACTTGGTCAACAAACAGAAAAAGTTATCATTAGTGTAATCGTAGACAAAAAACAAGTAGATGAAATCTTTGCCTATATCTTTCATGCCGCTGGTTTGGATCAGCCGCATGGTGGTATTATTTATGTGACAGCTGTACAACAAGCTGTAATCAGCCCATTGGCAGAAATCCAAGAAGATCATGCCAATGCGTAA
- a CDS encoding P-II family nitrogen regulator → MSIQHINVLTDVFLITCIVQRGRAKAVLKAAQDAGAQGATIHYGHGFGVQELLGVLSVAINTEKEIINILVPSDLRDMIFEKMSIAGHMDTPGMGMIYSTRVEKAATYIPQHILDAIAESEAAKKHA, encoded by the coding sequence ATGAGTATTCAACATATTAATGTCTTAACCGATGTATTCCTTATTACCTGTATTGTACAACGTGGTCGTGCAAAAGCCGTGCTCAAAGCTGCCCAAGATGCAGGCGCTCAAGGTGCTACCATTCATTATGGGCATGGTTTTGGGGTGCAAGAGTTGCTTGGCGTACTCTCTGTAGCAATTAACACTGAAAAAGAAATTATTAATATTCTTGTACCCAGTGACTTGCGCGACATGATTTTTGAAAAAATGTCCATTGCAGGTCACATGGATACTCCTGGTATGGGTATGATTTATTCCACCCGTGTTGAAAAAGCCGCAACATATATCCCACAGCATATTTTGGATGCTATTGCCGAAAGTGAGGCTGCAAAAAAACATGCGTAA
- a CDS encoding DUF1538 domain-containing protein has product MSNKDNIPEQGQKIRYGKLIRHISLRQNIVSFNDFAKKQQAFKKKNNKKNCVSLRGIDIYRLLAPYISSRFLEQAKAVIPLAVYLILFQILVLNQAVSAPVMIASGLLAVIIGLMLFMEGLNKGLMPFGEVIGQNLPAKVSLPIVLMIAFMLGIGVTFAEPAIGALQAAGSILKVQNAPYLYTMLNEWSGTLVLIVGLGVGFAVVLGTLRLLYGWSLKPFIYGSLTPALLLTIWLMQDDELAKVLGLAWDCGAVTTGPVTVPLVLALGIGIASTAGRGNSALSGFGIVTLASLFPIIGVMLLTIFVASTTTPEAIIDAALHSTHIASTTIPAWYQTSPSTEILSGLQAIVPLVVFLMLVLRLVLREKLPTPGIIIYGIILCVLGMIIFSIGLRFGLSLLGEQAGALLSSAFAVIESVKESPIYTWTIGFTIALIFAWLLGFGATVAEPALNALGNTVETLTNGAFEKKLLIYAVAFGVACGIALGVVKIVLGLPLSWFLIPLYSLALVLTWFSTEEFVNVAWDSAGVTTGPVTVPLVLAMGLGLGNAVDAIEGFGILSLASIGPILTVLMTGLWVQYQIYRKHLKNERQIEGDLA; this is encoded by the coding sequence ATGTCTAACAAGGACAATATACCTGAACAAGGTCAAAAGATTCGTTATGGTAAATTGATTCGCCATATTTCCCTACGGCAGAATATTGTGAGTTTCAATGATTTTGCAAAAAAACAACAAGCCTTTAAGAAAAAAAACAATAAGAAAAACTGCGTGTCCTTACGCGGCATTGATATATACCGTTTACTTGCGCCTTACATCAGCAGTCGTTTCCTTGAACAAGCCAAAGCTGTTATCCCCTTGGCAGTCTATTTAATACTGTTCCAAATTCTCGTGCTTAACCAAGCCGTGAGTGCCCCTGTGATGATTGCTTCAGGTTTGCTCGCCGTCATCATTGGTTTAATGTTATTTATGGAGGGGTTGAACAAAGGTTTAATGCCTTTTGGTGAAGTTATTGGGCAAAACCTACCTGCCAAAGTGTCGCTACCCATTGTACTCATGATTGCCTTTATGCTCGGTATCGGTGTTACATTTGCCGAACCTGCAATTGGTGCACTGCAAGCTGCAGGCAGTATTCTCAAAGTACAAAACGCACCCTATTTGTACACCATGCTCAATGAATGGAGCGGCACATTGGTGCTTATTGTAGGTTTGGGTGTAGGTTTTGCCGTTGTTCTTGGCACATTGCGTTTATTGTACGGTTGGAGCCTTAAACCATTTATTTATGGCTCATTAACACCCGCCTTATTGCTGACTATATGGTTGATGCAAGATGATGAACTCGCCAAAGTGCTCGGTTTGGCTTGGGATTGCGGCGCTGTTACCACAGGCCCCGTTACTGTACCCTTGGTCTTAGCCCTTGGTATTGGCATTGCTTCAACTGCTGGTCGCGGCAATAGTGCCTTATCAGGTTTTGGTATTGTTACACTTGCATCCTTATTCCCTATTATTGGTGTCATGTTGCTCACTATTTTTGTAGCTTCAACCACCACCCCCGAAGCCATTATCGATGCTGCATTACATAGCACACACATTGCATCTACAACGATACCTGCTTGGTACCAAACAAGCCCTAGCACAGAAATCTTATCAGGCTTACAAGCCATTGTACCATTGGTTGTATTCTTAATGTTGGTTCTGCGTTTGGTATTGCGTGAAAAGTTACCAACACCCGGTATTATTATTTATGGTATTATCTTATGTGTATTGGGTATGATTATATTTAGCATTGGGCTTCGCTTTGGTTTATCATTGCTTGGCGAACAAGCCGGCGCACTCTTATCATCTGCATTTGCAGTGATTGAAAGCGTGAAAGAATCACCCATCTATACATGGACAATTGGTTTTACCATTGCTTTAATCTTTGCTTGGTTGCTTGGTTTTGGTGCTACCGTGGCTGAGCCTGCGCTGAATGCATTGGGCAATACCGTAGAAACATTAACCAATGGTGCATTTGAGAAAAAACTACTCATTTATGCTGTTGCTTTTGGTGTAGCTTGTGGCATTGCACTCGGTGTGGTTAAAATTGTTTTGGGTTTACCTTTATCATGGTTTTTAATCCCTTTATATAGCTTAGCATTGGTGCTCACTTGGTTTTCCACCGAGGAATTTGTGAATGTTGCATGGGATAGTGCAGGTGTAACCACTGGCCCTGTCACCGTGCCTTTGGTGTTGGCCATGGGTTTAGGATTAGGTAATGCTGTGGATGCAATTGAAGGTTTTGGTATCTTATCCTTGGCTTCTATTGGTCCTATTTTAACTGTGCTCATGACAGGTTTATGGGTACAGTACCAAATTTATAGAAAACACCTTAAAAATGAGCGCCAGATTGAAGGAGACCTTGCATGA
- a CDS encoding MXAN_6640 family putative metalloprotease: MLMLAQNNWNQLSPETQALVNPWLLRPDNGIGSPPSGVNFYTDTQIPNLSTLSTTHFLFHYLDDTAYPNDANRANAAFVAQLAIEAETVWTQETTTMGYTAPPSDGTLGGDGKYDIYLLDIGAVGIYGYVTGDPQVRTGSPYPNSVFTHMVLDNDFSTSQFSYPNSLTPAQVTLAHEFFHSIQMGYDGTEFPAVLESLSTWMEDKVYPNIKDNLQYIGEVYTDSDGNSQFTLGESFIDRNGNGLRESGSQDYPELPLDSFGLTATGLEQYGRFVWIRYLSDKHGDILIKNILTAMGQTSGNNTYTAIDTSLKNIGSSLSIAFHEFGIWNIDITQYQNGADYPIAWGDNLFQGGANISSNASIALQPFSGKQKHLSTVYELIQNPVGTYTFTTTGTAKLSVLSQNTAGGAYSLTPIPLNAGQAVWTPPTGLSKITFVISNTSATNDNMTWQLTDGVTPALPVLSSTNPPIASNSGGSSGGCLTSTTNNIYIMVMALILTRLTAYQTKKHPQNTCLCQQGSINV, from the coding sequence ATGCTTATGCTTGCGCAAAACAATTGGAACCAACTTAGCCCTGAAACACAAGCTTTGGTAAATCCTTGGCTACTACGCCCAGACAATGGCATTGGTAGTCCGCCATCTGGTGTAAACTTTTATACTGACACGCAAATCCCAAATCTTTCAACCCTATCAACCACGCATTTTTTATTTCATTATTTGGATGACACGGCATATCCCAATGATGCCAACCGAGCCAACGCAGCATTTGTTGCCCAACTTGCCATCGAAGCTGAAACGGTCTGGACACAAGAAACTACTACCATGGGTTACACTGCCCCACCCTCTGATGGAACTTTAGGTGGTGATGGGAAGTATGATATTTACCTTTTAGATATAGGTGCTGTTGGCATCTATGGTTATGTCACAGGCGACCCTCAAGTGCGTACAGGTTCACCATACCCGAACAGCGTTTTTACACACATGGTATTGGACAATGATTTTTCAACCAGTCAATTTTCTTACCCCAACTCACTTACCCCTGCACAAGTCACACTTGCCCATGAGTTCTTCCATAGCATACAAATGGGTTATGATGGTACCGAATTCCCTGCCGTATTAGAGTCTCTAAGCACATGGATGGAAGACAAGGTATACCCGAACATCAAAGATAATTTGCAATATATTGGTGAAGTTTATACAGACAGTGATGGCAATAGCCAATTTACGCTTGGTGAAAGTTTCATTGATAGAAATGGCAATGGTTTACGAGAGTCTGGCAGCCAAGATTACCCCGAACTTCCCCTTGATTCCTTTGGTCTCACCGCAACAGGGCTTGAACAATATGGAAGGTTTGTTTGGATACGTTATTTATCAGATAAACATGGTGATATACTCATCAAAAACATTCTCACAGCAATGGGACAAACATCGGGGAACAATACCTATACCGCCATAGATACATCGCTAAAAAACATAGGTTCATCCCTTTCTATCGCGTTTCATGAGTTTGGCATTTGGAATATTGATATAACCCAATACCAAAATGGTGCCGACTACCCTATTGCTTGGGGTGACAATTTATTTCAAGGTGGTGCCAATATCAGCAGCAATGCTTCTATTGCGCTTCAACCCTTCTCTGGCAAACAAAAACATTTGTCCACCGTATATGAACTGATTCAAAACCCTGTAGGCACTTATACATTTACCACAACAGGCACAGCAAAACTTAGTGTGCTTAGCCAAAATACAGCTGGCGGAGCTTACTCACTCACCCCCATTCCTTTAAACGCAGGGCAAGCTGTATGGACACCCCCCACAGGGTTATCCAAAATTACGTTTGTGATTTCAAATACTTCAGCAACCAATGATAATATGACATGGCAATTAACAGATGGTGTAACCCCAGCATTGCCCGTGCTGAGTAGCACTAACCCACCCATTGCCTCAAACAGCGGTGGCAGCAGTGGCGGATGCCTAACCTCAACAACAAACAATATATACATTATGGTTATGGCTCTTATTCTTACCCGCCTTACTGCTTATCAAACAAAAAAACATCCGCAAAACACTTGTCTTTGCCAACAAGGATCAATAAATGTCTAA
- a CDS encoding tRNA (mnm(5)s(2)U34)-methyltransferase encodes MRLTDIAQAWLATNIHEGDNVIDATLGNGFDTLFLAKQVGKTGHVFGFDVQQQALTATKTLLEHQPCQQSFFLAGHETMHQHIPEEVHGHIQAIMFNLGWLPHGDKSIITHADTTLIALQHSLQLLAPLGCLSIMLYPGHHGGDLEATQIITWLQHKHTHTNNFKLEQICVPHSPKAPILLQIQKENI; translated from the coding sequence ATGAGACTCACAGACATTGCACAAGCTTGGCTAGCAACCAACATCCATGAAGGTGACAACGTTATTGATGCGACACTAGGCAACGGTTTTGACACTTTATTCTTAGCAAAGCAGGTCGGCAAAACGGGGCATGTATTTGGCTTTGATGTGCAACAACAAGCACTCACAGCTACAAAAACATTATTGGAGCATCAGCCCTGCCAACAAAGTTTTTTTCTGGCCGGTCACGAAACCATGCACCAGCATATCCCTGAAGAAGTGCATGGTCATATTCAAGCCATTATGTTTAATCTTGGTTGGCTGCCACATGGTGACAAAAGTATTATCACGCATGCTGATACCACTCTTATTGCACTGCAACACAGCTTGCAACTGTTAGCACCCCTTGGCTGCTTAAGTATCATGCTTTACCCAGGGCATCATGGTGGTGACCTAGAAGCGACGCAAATAATTACCTGGCTACAACACAAACATACACACACCAACAATTTCAAACTCGAACAAATTTGTGTGCCACATAGCCCTAAAGCACCTATTTTGCTTCAAATTCAGAAAGAAAACATCTAA
- a CDS encoding cyclic nucleotide-binding domain-containing protein has translation MTERQQTSRKKLKGFCASHPNPLFLTENLRVTSYNQGMKSLLFIPARIIYQIPAHKHPEEMQGLINKFRCDVISSHETPIISENYTPLAKTLSVLKYNMRKVHLHEGAMLLKKGDYADYVYLILKGDLVVSSSKSNNLSLLYHLHAGSLLGKVALNKLMDVYYRFRERIRDKTASFSTQATRIMSLQETSSLKT, from the coding sequence ATGACAGAGCGTCAGCAAACATCGCGAAAAAAACTCAAAGGATTTTGTGCTTCGCATCCCAACCCCCTGTTTCTCACCGAAAACTTACGCGTCACTTCTTACAATCAAGGCATGAAATCCTTACTATTTATACCGGCGCGGATAATCTATCAAATTCCGGCTCATAAACACCCAGAGGAAATGCAAGGTTTGATTAATAAATTTAGGTGCGATGTTATTTCTTCGCATGAAACACCCATCATAAGTGAAAACTACACCCCTCTTGCTAAAACGCTAAGCGTACTCAAATACAATATGCGTAAGGTTCATTTGCATGAAGGTGCTATGCTCTTGAAAAAAGGGGATTATGCTGACTATGTTTACCTAATCCTAAAGGGGGATCTTGTAGTCAGCAGCAGCAAGAGCAATAATCTATCGTTACTTTATCATTTACATGCTGGAAGCCTACTCGGTAAAGTCGCGCTCAACAAATTAATGGATGTATACTATCGCTTCCGCGAACGTATCCGAGACAAAACAGCAAGTTTTTCCACACAAGCAACTCGCATCATGAGTTTACAAGAAACATCATCATTAAAAACATGA
- a CDS encoding NAD(P)/FAD-dependent oxidoreductase, with protein sequence MNTLSGQGIIVVGNGLAGCLLAWTLLQQGKKVHIFAGDKACASRVAAGLINPVTGQRFVLAEQTPEMLNFAHQFYHHIENTLNVSFFHTKTMFRLFNSQKEQENCKNRLKNNKYKDYLKEQSITTNLKQEHGSIVQTHTAWLDTNTLLDALHTYFKQQNIITYRNVETTHSEQTAIYCEGYHMMSNPLFSWLPLQPAHGEIITCNTENILPDAIINKSKWLLPMNKKTCRIGATFDTKITTPTQLETSKQQLLAFANGLFHASYNFKVTQHQAGIRPTTLDKQPFIGFHPKQKNTAIFNGFGSRGSLLIPWYSHLFTQSLLTHDPIPAKVDISRYSNLLNQ encoded by the coding sequence ATGAACACTCTATCAGGACAAGGCATAATAGTTGTGGGCAACGGTTTGGCTGGCTGCCTATTGGCGTGGACATTATTGCAGCAAGGTAAAAAGGTGCATATTTTCGCAGGCGACAAAGCCTGCGCTTCACGGGTTGCCGCAGGGCTTATTAACCCTGTGACAGGGCAACGCTTCGTTTTAGCAGAGCAAACTCCCGAAATGCTAAACTTTGCACATCAGTTTTACCACCACATCGAAAACACCCTTAATGTTTCATTCTTCCATACAAAAACCATGTTTCGACTCTTTAATTCACAAAAAGAGCAAGAAAACTGTAAAAATCGCCTGAAAAACAATAAATATAAGGACTATCTCAAAGAACAGAGCATAACCACAAACCTCAAACAAGAACATGGTAGCATTGTGCAAACACATACAGCTTGGTTGGATACAAACACCTTACTGGATGCCTTACATACTTATTTTAAACAGCAAAACATCATCACCTACCGCAACGTTGAAACTACTCATTCTGAACAAACAGCTATCTACTGCGAAGGGTATCACATGATGTCCAATCCATTGTTTTCATGGCTACCTCTACAACCTGCCCATGGTGAAATCATCACCTGTAATACAGAAAACATACTGCCAGACGCCATCATCAACAAAAGCAAATGGCTATTGCCTATGAATAAAAAAACTTGCCGTATTGGTGCAACTTTTGATACAAAAATAACCACCCCCACCCAACTCGAAACATCCAAACAGCAACTTCTGGCATTTGCCAATGGCCTTTTTCATGCATCCTACAATTTCAAAGTTACCCAACATCAAGCAGGCATACGCCCCACCACCTTAGACAAACAACCCTTCATTGGCTTTCACCCCAAACAAAAAAACACTGCTATATTTAATGGTTTTGGCTCTCGAGGCAGCCTACTCATCCCTTGGTATAGCCACCTCTTTACCCAATCACTCTTAACACACGACCCTATCCCTGCAAAAGTGGATATCAGCCGGTATTCCAATCTGCTTAACCAGTGA
- a CDS encoding peptidylprolyl isomerase has translation MAKASARHLLVSTEEKCLEVKAEIEAGLDFGEAAKKYSSCPSKAQGGDLGEFGPGQMVPEFDKVVFSADIGTIEGPVQTQFGYHLLEVTARS, from the coding sequence ATGGCAAAAGCATCAGCACGTCACCTTTTGGTGAGTACAGAAGAAAAATGTTTAGAAGTTAAAGCGGAAATTGAAGCAGGTTTGGATTTTGGTGAAGCAGCTAAGAAATATTCATCATGCCCATCCAAAGCACAAGGTGGCGATTTGGGTGAGTTTGGCCCAGGTCAAATGGTTCCTGAATTTGATAAAGTGGTATTCTCTGCAGACATTGGAACTATTGAAGGCCCTGTGCAAACTCAATTTGGTTACCACTTGTTGGAAGTTACAGCGCGTAGTTAA
- a CDS encoding YcgN family cysteine cluster protein, whose protein sequence is MSTSVQTTWHEHINEADWEALCDGCGKCCMHKFEDEDTGEILRTNVACKLFEASTCRCTQYKERFSQVPECLDIRKLTDIEMLWLPETCAYRLTFEGKPLPQWHPLNSGDARSVNKAGHSMSGLSISEVDVPEDEIVDYILTS, encoded by the coding sequence ATGTCAACGTCAGTGCAAACCACTTGGCATGAGCATATCAATGAGGCGGATTGGGAAGCTTTGTGCGATGGCTGTGGCAAGTGTTGTATGCATAAGTTTGAAGATGAAGATACAGGCGAGATTCTAAGAACGAATGTTGCCTGCAAGCTTTTTGAAGCGAGCACATGCCGCTGCACACAATATAAAGAAAGGTTTTCGCAAGTTCCTGAATGTTTGGATATTCGTAAACTTACCGATATAGAAATGTTGTGGTTGCCTGAAACATGTGCTTATCGCTTAACATTTGAAGGTAAACCTTTGCCTCAGTGGCATCCGTTGAACAGTGGGGATGCAAGGTCGGTGAATAAGGCGGGGCACTCGATGTCTGGTTTGTCGATTTCTGAAGTTGATGTGCCTGAAGATGAAATAGTAGATTATATTTTAACATCTTAG
- a CDS encoding ATP-binding protein, with protein sequence MVELNVKESKFKLHLSGCKEGLQALQGLAEQACEGVCLSDIQINRIALALDELFANIHAHGYVNKGGDIECSARWTGVKGSPCQLEIKLRDFAPTIDDVTTCKGVCPETLKENPVAGGLGMHLIYAITETFEHIPLEDGNLWRLVFNISETKDKEV encoded by the coding sequence GTGGTTGAACTGAACGTTAAAGAATCTAAGTTTAAACTTCATTTGAGTGGCTGCAAAGAAGGTTTGCAGGCATTACAAGGTTTGGCTGAGCAAGCTTGCGAAGGGGTTTGTTTAAGTGATATTCAAATCAACCGGATTGCTTTAGCATTGGATGAGTTGTTTGCCAATATTCATGCACATGGTTATGTTAATAAGGGTGGTGATATTGAGTGTTCAGCTCGGTGGACTGGGGTGAAAGGTTCTCCGTGTCAGCTGGAAATTAAGTTGCGAGATTTTGCACCAACCATTGACGATGTTACAACGTGTAAAGGTGTTTGCCCAGAAACTTTAAAAGAAAACCCTGTAGCTGGTGGTTTAGGTATGCATTTGATTTATGCTATCACGGAAACGTTTGAGCATATCCCGCTCGAAGATGGCAACCTGTGGCGTTTGGTTTTTAATATTTCAGAAACAAAGGATAAAGAAGTATGA
- a CDS encoding STAS domain-containing protein has product MSLHIETEHVEKEATVSVKGDVTIQTSPELRNALQPLFASNLEVVRVILNDVKFMDSSGIATLVEGLQWSKTSGGRFVLAGLSETVRDVFELAKLDTIFEIEG; this is encoded by the coding sequence ATGAGTCTTCATATTGAAACAGAACATGTGGAAAAAGAAGCAACAGTTAGCGTCAAAGGTGATGTGACCATTCAAACATCACCAGAATTACGCAATGCATTGCAGCCTTTGTTTGCCAGTAACCTCGAAGTTGTTCGTGTGATTCTCAACGATGTAAAATTTATGGATTCATCAGGTATTGCTACATTGGTGGAAGGTTTACAATGGAGCAAAACATCAGGGGGGCGTTTTGTGCTGGCGGGTTTGAGTGAAACGGTGCGTGATGTGTTTGAGTTGGCAAAACTAGATACGATTTTTGAAATTGAAGGGTGA